A stretch of DNA from Cannabis sativa cultivar Pink pepper isolate KNU-18-1 chromosome X, ASM2916894v1, whole genome shotgun sequence:
ttttctcaccAAAATCAAACGGGAATATACTTATTTAGTACTTTGTGTTTTCATGAAAAACATATTTAGTACCTTGTGTTTTCAATAATACTTAATTGGTacctcatattttaaaattatacatatttggcactctaaaataaaatttaatcaataaaattttattaatttaaccaGATCTCAgttatatgtaataaaataattaaatttgaatttagaaattataaaattttttgaCAGTTTAACTGTATTGataaaaatttatcaaaaaaaattgaatttaaaatactaaataggtatgattttaaaatacaaattaCCACTTAAGCATTATTAAAAACATAAGATACCTAAtttgtatttaaataaaagacAGGTACTAAATGTCAAAATATAggctaaacaaaaaaaatatttattaatcttCAGCATTTACGTCATGAACgacaaaaaataaaagcataCGGAGACTCCAAAACATATTTTTCCTTCTACTCTATTATTTAGCGGTCATAAATTGATTCGTTTGTGTTTTGCTTGCACATTTATTGTTACTTCACTTAGTATACTTCAATTGTACATTGTCAAACGCATGGTATTGCCCTCTTTCTTTACACATCTGTTCTTTTTGCAGAATCTTTCTTtacacattttgattaaattgaTAAAAGTGAATCACGCCAATAACTGATACGAATCTTAGTCGAACAATCGCACATTAACAAAGATAATTTAGCTTATATGACATTGTACTTAAATAATTTGGCACTGGATTTGGAAGTGGCagacaaattattattatagatGATAAAGATACTAAAATCAACAACTAATGCAGTCGGCAAAATTGTGCCCACCCATTTAGGTCCAATAGTGACATATCTAAAATCGATTCTTCGATAATGGACCACCAAAATGTGCGGGGGTGAATCATTAACCAATAACATTGTGGATGTTGTCATTATATAAGTATGTAACAGAAGATCTAAAgataagaacataataataAAAGTGGGTTGCTATACAAAACTCCAATGACTTATCCAATCATGGCAATGCAAATGCAGAGGTGAATTTTTTATGAAATGGGAAATCGAGAATTACATCTAAAGGGAACATAAAATAAGAACTTTAAGGGTTCTGACCTTTTAATTTGTAGATGAGTGTTTGAGTTCTGACGTGGATCAACATTATAGTTAAGGTAGAATAATTAAACTTGACAGACCGTGAGTCATAATTTTTGTAGCGAAGTAAGAACTCTACTTGACCCCACTTAGTTATGCTTCTTCTAACTTGCTACCTCTGAAAGTGATCCACATCCCTTTCACACCCTATACCAGAAAGAGAATATGGAAAGTAAATTATATGTAATCATATAATTGGGTCTAATAAATTAGGAATcgtaataataatgataatataaatagcGTCGTATTATTGATTTAATTGCCCCACCATAACACATCTTATCAGCATTTGAGTGGAGTCGAGACCTATATAGCTAGGAAGATTCAAAGTTATTTTTCCATGCCAAGCCAATTGAGAACCAAAGAAACTGTATTCCTGACTCCTGAGAAAAAACcataaagaaaaagtaaaattttgccGAGAGAAGAACAGAAACTGAAAAATGAGAAAACCTCATAATAGTATGGAGTTACTAATTCACCTTTTGCAAATAGCCGTGCTTCTGAGCACTGCCTTCCGTTTATGTGTAGCAGCAGCCGATACACAACACAAACAAGTGAAGAAGACTTACATTGTTCATATGGATAAGTCTCATAAGCCTGCAAGTTCTGATGACCATCTCAAATGGTACGAGTCATCTTTAAAATCGGTTTCTCATTCGGCTCAAATGTTTTACACCTATGACAAAGTAATTAACGGCTTTTCCACAAGGCTGACGGAAGAAGAAGCCCAGCAGCTTGAAAAGAAACCAGGGGTTCTCTCTATCCTACCTGAAATCCAGTATGAGCTTCATACGACTCGAACACCTGAGTTTCTTGGGCTTGGAAACAGCGAATCTATCTTTCCAACCTCAGACAAAGTTAGCGAGGTGGTGATAGGAGTTTTGGACACAGGTGTGTGGCCTGAAAGCAAAAGCTTCGATGACACCGGGCTTGGGAAGCCCCCAACTAGATGGAAAGGGGAGTGCCAAGTGGGCAACAACTTCAATTCTTCAAGTTGTAACCGAAAACTTATTGGTGCGAGATTTTTCGCGGAAGGGTACGAAAGAGCATTTGGACCGGTTGACAACAAAACAGAATCAAGATCACCAAGAGATGACGAAGGCCATGGAACTCATACCACAACCACCGCAGCTGGCTCATCTGTTTCAGAGGCTAGCCTATTTGGTTTTGCTTCTGGCACAGCACGAGGTATGGCTGCGACAGCCCGGGTAGCCACGTATAAGGTGTGCTGGGTTGGTGGATGTTTTGGTACGGATATATTAGCAGGTATAGAGCAGGCTATTAAAGATGGTGTCAATGTTTTGTCATTGTCTATCGGCGGAAGTTTAAATGATTACACCAAAGATACAGTAGCAATTGGTGCTTTTGCTGCAATGGCTAATGGAATTGTGGTGTCCCTCTCAGCTGGAAATTCTGGACCAAGTTCGGGGAGCTTATCCAATGTTGCACCTTGGATGATCACTGTGGGTGCAGGAACATTAGATCGTGATTTCCCAGTTTATGTTAGCCTTGGTAATGGACAGAAATACAAAGGTGTTTCACTATATGGGGGCCAACCTTTGTCTGATGAGGTACTTCCAATTGTTTATGCTCAAAAGGCAAGTAATTCCACAAATGGTAATCTATGCTTGCCTAGCAGTTTGGTTACTGAAAAGGTCTCAGGAAAAATTGTGTTGTGTGATCGAGGGGGAAACTCAAGGGCTCAAAAGGGTCAAGTAGTCAAAGATGCAGGTGGCGTTGGGATGATCTTGTCTAATACAGAATCTTATGGTGAGGAACTTGTGGCTGATGCACATCTCCTTCCCACAGCAGCTGTTGGCCAAAAAAATGGTGATTTGATAAAGGCTTATCTTAGTTCTGAGGCTAATCCAACAGCCACAATCTCCAAAGGAGCGACACAATTGGGAGTTCAACCCTCACCAGTAGTTGCAGCTTTCAGTTCTAGAGGACCAAATCCAATCACTCCAGAAATACTTAAACCAGACTTGATAGCACCGGGGGTAAACATACTTGCTGGGTGGACTGGCGCAGCTGCACCAACTGGATTAGACAATGACAAGAGGCGTGTAAGCTTCAACATCATTTCAGGTACATCCATGTCTTGCCCTCATGTGAGTGGACTGGTTGCCCTCCTCAAGGCTGAGTACCCAGAATGGAGTCCTGCAGCTGTGAAATCAGCTCTTATGACTACTGCCTATTCAATGTATAATAATGGTAAAACTATAATAGATGTTGCTACCGGAAATCCATCAACACCATTTGACTATGGATCAGGCCATGTAGACCCAGTGGCAGCTCTTGACCCCGGTCTTGTTTATGATGCTACTATTGACGACTACATAAGCTTCCTCTGTGCTTTAAATTACAGTGCAACTGAGATTAAGATTGTCACCAACAAAGACTACACTTGTGATGTAACCAAAAAGTACAACCTTGGAGATTTTAACTACCCATCTTTTGCAGTTCCTTTTCAAACAGCACTTGGTAGTAGTTCTAGTGTTTCAAGCAGTGCAAGATACACAAGAACTCTGACAAATGTTGGTGCGCCAGCAACATATAAGGTCAAAGTATcttcatatatttcatcaatTAAAATCTTGGTTCAGCCAGAATTACTGAGCTTTAGTGAGGAATATGAGAAGAAAACATACACTGTGACATTCACTGCCCCTTCATTGCCGTCAGGTACAACCAGCTTTGCTCGTCTCGAATGGTCAGACGGGAAACATATTGTTGGGAGCCCTATTGCTTTTAGCTGGACATAATTAAAAGAAAGTTAACTAATATTAAGGTACAAGAAATTTGGAATACAAGAAGATATCTGTTCACAACAATTGAGCAACTTAAGCTAGTCCATAGGTTCCTTCTTGTAATTCTGAAATGAAAAATCAAGGTAAATGGGAATGATAATCGTACaggaaaatatttaataaactaaTGGTATTTAAGAATAGATCCTGAATTTGTATTACCTATACAAAGCTACTAATAAGCACATTAAGAGCCATTTAAAGCAAAATAATAAGCACATTTGATTTACTACATTCACAACCTCTAACAAACTATcaatatctatctatctatatatttatattatctatatatttatataattgtaTTGTCGGGGTATGTGATATGgcattctattattttaatattgtcatttttctattttatggattttttaagatttatctatttttatgatttttttattctatttttaaatttaattagatgtTTCACTTACTTATTAATGTTATTTAGAAGATGAGGAGACACTTAATCTCTTACTATCtattcataaaattatttaaactacATTACTGTTATATCTATATAATTGTGTTGTTGGGGTATGTGACATGgcattctattattttaatattgttatttttctattttatgaatttttttaagatttatctatttttatggtttttttattctatttttaaatttaattaactgTTTCACTTACTTAATAATGTTATTTAGAAGATGAGGAGACACTTAATCTCTTACTATCtattcataaaattatttaaactacATTACTGtatcttttaatataatattgaatGTTCATAAATATATAGTAACCGCTTATATGTATTCATTAGTTAATATAGAGAAAAAGTTCAAGCATCTTTAACATATAATGTATAATGGgttaataatttacattaagttaggaaaaattaataatttacacCATTTATTTAGCTTCTTATTTATTACAAATTTCAAACCCTTTCATCTCATAATTTAATTCTTCACTCTCTacagactctctctctctctcttttagtttttttttttctaatttgttcaattgttattaatttggcagttaaagtaaaataaaaactctaattaatttttctctctttcataaaataaaattaaaaaaaaaaattatttttctctcttcttttttcttatatatttccTATATCGCCTGCATCTCTCTTCAATCTATCTCTCGGCGCAGGAAAGGACTGTCAATCTCCCTGCCACTCAATCAACTCGAGTCACGTACATGGAAAAGTATTCTTCTCTAAaatcacacacacatatatatacatatagattaTATATCTTCCCGTGTCGATTCAACCGCAAGATCTTTTCAGTTCAATTATCTTTGTAATTTGGTGTAAATAGCTAAATCCAATCTTTTGAATCAAAGCCaaataaacttttaaaaaattccaTTACCTATATCTTCTTCTCCTCatcatttctttttttaatggTTACATTGTCGTTAGAAGGAGAGCAGTActacatttataaattttcatgacAAAGAGGTATGAAGAGTTCCATTGTAATTTATAGTGATGTGATTCCTGTTGTAACGTTTTTAACTATTGTCTATAAATCTCACCAAACGATAATAGTATCACCACTAACCTATCTTTCTTTCCAccaaaattcattttattttctctctatACCAAAGTTTTCTAtgtacaaaagaaaaagaattaaaatattatgcaaactatatttttctaaatGCTTGAGCTCCTTGAATTTCTCAAAAGTTGATCCAATATACAACTTTTAAaaggtgatttttttttatcaattagaTATCTCAAAGAtaatgaagttttttttttttcatttataattcttcaattttttataGGGCTATTAATTTATGCAATCCTTCGACACTAAAAGAAATGTTGATATATGTGTATGCAATTTCTTTTTGCTAGATAAAGATTGATCCTCAAGTAAAAAGCGAAAGTGAGTTTCACGACAAGATCCACCCGTCAAGCATAGACAAAAGTTGGCCTTAGTGATCCAATAATGTCAGTGGAAGGGCATAAGATTTAGGACTTGAGCCAAGTCCATATGTCTATATATTTTTGTCATTAATTAAGAATTTTATATAAGTATTCTTCTcgaaatgaaaaaatatattgatattcattcattaattttattttaatatttttattaattatttgttatttttctttatgATGGATGAGAGACATTCaaactttagatatttttatttttctagatatttgttgtaataatacttaattattatatattttctaattaattcaaaatttatatatagatatattatatttagtttgaattttaattatttataacattaataaaataatattataatgtaCATTGTTAGCCAAGAAACAGTtcacaaattatatttttgtgtttattaaattcaaatatttatatgtgtattacaattcaaatattaattcTACACtattacatttaattatttagtttgtTAGGTTACTTCACATAtgtattaaaataagaaaatggtGTAAAAATCATtatcaagagaaaaaaaaaattattactttgAATACTAATGTTTATAGGGTTTCTTATTGtttggaaaggaagaaaaaaaaactatttatcttttttaattaagtggaaaataattaaatacaatattaattataaaataaattaaattcataatttttttaaaaaatttattatttattataaataccGCGCAAAACGAAGACGAATATAAAATTTACGGAAACACTAATTAAAGCAGACTTACCTTATATTAATATAGTATAAGAATATATAACATCTAGATCTAATTAAGAAATAAAGTTGgttcaaaattttttatatcTACTCTTTTTTTATGGATTCAGTAGTTATAATATACCATtagtgaaaaataaaattaaataatgtataaatttctttctcaaattaatatatatataaatattttacaaaaatattaaaactaaatatattaatttattatattataaaaccgCGCAAAGCGCGGTAATGTTACCTAGTAtataatataaaggaaagcatcaACAAGGGAAGAGTTAGTGAAATTACTTCGGCTGGTCTATACATAAAGAAGATCTGTATTGCATATTGCTGTCAAACATCTCTGCCATCTTACCccatagtgtaatttttgatgTGATCGAACTGTAAAATGGAAAGGTAAAATGGCATTAATCATATTATTGGTGTGATATATAAGATATACTACTCCTACAttaatcatattttttaatttcactGCTCATCTCTTcttttaattaggaaacaaattcgaaaataaaattaagttggAAGACCATGCCTGGAAAATATCTAGATCTCAGAGGAATATATAAAAAGCACTCTTAATAATTTCTAAGAGCATGTGCAAGGAGACGgtatattttcatatataccGTGAATATGGTCCAAGGAAGCTGCATTTCACGCAACATTTTAAAGTTTTGTCTACAGTGCGGtatatgttggaatttattttaccaggatcttagatctactcacaagtatatttattaacatcctaaataagaactttctaaaacgataaattaaacacatataaagtttaagaaaccttacattgggtgcagcggaattaaatgactccttccgttcagatctctaacccttgtatcctttctgtagcagagtattatcaagatctgaacctggatctctttctctgaatccttgatgctgaaactcctttgctgatgatctttcttcacgatcttcctcactatgattgaggtattgcttgctgtgtgtgggcactactttaATCACTatggtaatttcgaaatatgaaggaagaagagagagagagagtggcggccaaggaagagagagaaggctcacgtttttctgattcagaaagtgtaattttcctaaagccttcactatctatttatagcattccactagggttaggtttaaattatttggcattaaaataatgaaaatatcagcttaaaaagcctacaaaggtggccggccatggcttagtggattgggccttgctttttgtaattttgcaattttaacacttttgtatctgattttctcaaaaatgccaatttcctaattcaaccatttaaatgccaattctaactatttaataactataaataattattaaataatattgtcatttatcatatatattaattgaaccatactaagtatcatgattaacaaatatgcccctatttactctttctttacaatttcgcccttacttagtgaaaatttcacaaatagacaaagTCTAATTTGtgtattataattgattaatcaaaaccaattacatgagttttacaaacaatattatctcaactagtgcggggaccatgggtctatataaccgagcttccaataagtagatcaagaatttagcactaaaattcattaactcattaattcttcgttgaatccacgcatagaacttagaattgcactctcagtatatagaatgctctatatgttccaccatatagacacatcattagttatccattgttataatcctaatttgatcaatgatcctctatatgaatgatctacactgtaaagggattagattaccgtaacaccctactatgtattttatccttaaaacacttgaccccgtataaatgatatttcagcttatgtgaaatgagtactccaccatttatgttcgtttggtcaagctcgaatgagatcatcctttgcttactattcgccagatagaagctatagattctatgtttatgctagcgctcccactcaattgcactaccgtgttcccaaaatatacgtatcaccctgacctaaaagtaggcttaactaacaaatcaaagaactgttggaaattattttaccaggatctagatttactaacaagtatgttggattaacaacctaatatgaattctaaaacaatgaaaataaacacatataaagttagaaaaccttacagtgggtgcagcggaataatatgactccttccgttcagatctctagcccttgattcctttctgtagcagagcatcaccaagatctgaacctggatcttcttttctccttctttgatgcagaaattccatagtcttacatactatgattgagataccacttgatgtgtgtgggcactactcatctcacaaggatttcgaaattttctctcttttttctctcttgaatttcgtgggtttaagcttacaagagaagagaacaaaggttgctttatatagggagaagggagagcacaactttccaaataaacagttt
This window harbors:
- the LOC115713651 gene encoding subtilisin-like protease SBT1.7; the protein is MRKPHNSMELLIHLLQIAVLLSTAFRLCVAAADTQHKQVKKTYIVHMDKSHKPASSDDHLKWYESSLKSVSHSAQMFYTYDKVINGFSTRLTEEEAQQLEKKPGVLSILPEIQYELHTTRTPEFLGLGNSESIFPTSDKVSEVVIGVLDTGVWPESKSFDDTGLGKPPTRWKGECQVGNNFNSSSCNRKLIGARFFAEGYERAFGPVDNKTESRSPRDDEGHGTHTTTTAAGSSVSEASLFGFASGTARGMAATARVATYKVCWVGGCFGTDILAGIEQAIKDGVNVLSLSIGGSLNDYTKDTVAIGAFAAMANGIVVSLSAGNSGPSSGSLSNVAPWMITVGAGTLDRDFPVYVSLGNGQKYKGVSLYGGQPLSDEVLPIVYAQKASNSTNGNLCLPSSLVTEKVSGKIVLCDRGGNSRAQKGQVVKDAGGVGMILSNTESYGEELVADAHLLPTAAVGQKNGDLIKAYLSSEANPTATISKGATQLGVQPSPVVAAFSSRGPNPITPEILKPDLIAPGVNILAGWTGAAAPTGLDNDKRRVSFNIISGTSMSCPHVSGLVALLKAEYPEWSPAAVKSALMTTAYSMYNNGKTIIDVATGNPSTPFDYGSGHVDPVAALDPGLVYDATIDDYISFLCALNYSATEIKIVTNKDYTCDVTKKYNLGDFNYPSFAVPFQTALGSSSSVSSSARYTRTLTNVGAPATYKVKVSSYISSIKILVQPELLSFSEEYEKKTYTVTFTAPSLPSGTTSFARLEWSDGKHIVGSPIAFSWT